A window of Nocardia arthritidis genomic DNA:
CGGCGCGACCATCGCACCGGAGGAATCGCTGACGCCCGAACAGGCCGAGGCGCGCGAGGGCGAGGTCTGGACCACCGCGGCCGAGGAGAGCGAACTGCTCTCGGCCACCGGACAGGACCACGATCAGGAACTGTTCCTGGCCGGGCAGACCTCGCCGGTCATCTACGCCTCCGCGATGCTGAATTTCGGTGTGCGCCAACTACTCGAGACGCTGGTGGCGCTGGCGCCCGCGCCGGGTCCGCGCGCCGACGTCAACGGCGGGGCGCGCACCACCACCGATCCGTTCAGCGCGGTGGTGTTCAAGGTGCAGGCCGGTATGGATGCCGCGCACCGGGACCGGTTGGCGTTCATGCGGATCGTGTCCGGCGAATTCGAGCGCGGCATGGTGGTGACGCATGCGCAGACCGGCCGCCCGTTCGCGACGAAATACGCGCTGACCGTATTCGGCCGGGAGCGCTCCACCGTCGACACCGCCTACCCGGGCGATGTGGTCGGCCTGGTCAACGCGACCGCGCTGGCGCCGGGGCACACGCTGTACGTGGATAAGAAGGTGGAGTTCCCGCCGATCCCGTCCTTCGCGCCGGAACATTTCGCGGTGCTGCGCGCGCAGAGCGCCGGCAAGTACAAACAGTTCCGCAAGGCGATCGATCAGCTCGACTCCGAGGGTGTCGTGCAGGTGCTGCGCAACGATATTCGCGGTGATGCCGCACCGGTCCTTGCCGCGGTCGGCCCGATGCAGTTCGAGGTGGTCACCGCGCGGATGATGGCCGAATTCAATGTGGAGACCCGGATGGAACATCTGGGGTACACCCTGGCTCGGCGCACCGACGCGGCCTCGGCCGACGAACTCGGTCGCCAGCGCGGCGTCGAGGTGTTCACCCGCAGCGACGGCGTGCTGCTCGCGCTGTTCAGCGATAAGTGGCGGTTGCAGTACATCGAGAAGGAACTGCCGAAGCTCACCCTCGAACCGCTCGTCGCCACCGCGGACTGACCGGCGCTCAACCCGCTTCGGACGCTCGCGGCGGTTCCTGCCCGGGTTCGCGCTGGACGGATGCGATGCCGTCCTCCCTGGCGATCAAACCCCACCGGCTCGACGTCAAACGCAGGCTCGGCAGGTCGCTGAGCGAGAGCACCACCTCATAGGTCCGCTCGTATCCGGTGTGCGCGATGCGCCACTGCCCGTCATCGCACCGGACATAGCGATCGCTGTAGAAGGCCGCGCCGCGCAGCAGCATATTGTGGCCGGGGATCAGCACCGTATCGGCGAGATACCAAGTGCCGGTTGCGATATCGCCTTCGATATCGATCTCGGGATGGTCGCAGCGGTGCTCGGTGATGACGTGCGGGCCGAGGGTGTTGCGCATGAACGCGAGGAAGGCGTCCCGCGATTCGAACTGCAGGTACTCGCTGTAGGTCGCGGTCGCCTCGGGAATCATGGTGTCGGCGAACTCTTCCCACGCCTTGGTGTCCAACGCGCGTAGGTATCTGAATTTCAGGCGGTTGATCGCGAAGAAGTCCGCCCAGTCCGGATCGCCACGCCCACGCGCGGAATCGACTCCCGGATCGGCGTCGTCGGCACCGGTTCCCTGATCCATAACTCCACAATCCCATCCGTCGCCTAACCGCACTTCACGGATTGCTCGATTTGTATCAGATTGCTATGACGCTTGGTCGGAAAACCGCCAGGAAGATCAACTTACATTCCGCGATTCGGCTCAGATCGTGAAGCAGGTCTTGCAGAAGTCCGCACCGAACTCGGTGAGCCGCAAGCTCTTGCGCACGATCTTCGGCGCGCGACCCGCCTTCTTCAGCGCCGCCTCCACCACCGGCTGCACCTCCAGCACCATGTAGCGACTGAGCACCACCGGATCGTCCGAGGTCAGCGTCAGGCCGAGACGGTTGAGGTTGATCAGATACATGCGCGCCCGGTCCGGGTAGCGCACGCCCGCCTGCTCCGGCACCGAGGTGAGGTCGCCCTGCACCAGCTCCGAACCGATGCCGAGCGGCCGATTGGTCCGCACATCGACCGAGGGCTGCGGACCGTTCTGCGACATGAACCGCAGAATGCGCGCCTCGTCGGGCGCCAGCTCGTCGAGGATCCGGTCATAGGCCGGATGCACGTCCTCGCTGAAGTAGACGTCGGCCGAGCGGGCGAGCAGCGAATCGCCGCGGCGGCGCAGCTCCTCGGTGGTCGCCGAGTGGAAGTGGGCGGCGGTCAACGCGCTCTGCGGCACCCCGCCGTTGGAAGTCGGTACGTAGCTGACGATTTCGCGCACCGAACCCTCGGTGACACCGAGCGCGCTTCGGGCTATCGAACGCAGCGCGTTACCGGTGCGCTCGGCCAGATCCGCGGACGATTCACCGTCCAATGCGGCCTGCGTGATCTCCTTGGTGACCTCGAAGGTGGTCTCGACCGCCCAACGGCTGCCGCGCACCGCGGTGCCCGCCGCCATCCCAGCCGCGCGGAACACACCGCGAATCAGCCGCGCCTCGTTGCTGATCTGGCGCCGTTCGACATCCGAGCTGCGCTCGACGGCGCGGGAGCCGGCCCGGGCCACGTCCTGTCCGGTCCTGTCGTCTGCCACGTCTACTCCGATTTGCCCAGTGAACGGAACCCGCCCACAGATTATTGCCCCTCGGTCGTTGAAGTGCGTCTGTGACCGATATCTCCGAATTATGACCTGTGGCGCGGCCCACAAGCTGTCTGGGTCGATTTGCCGGTCACAGGGCGTTCCGTTTGTGCGGGTAGTGCTACCTTGAGGTGCCGGTGAGGCGGCGGTCACCGGTATATCGGCAGGAGGGTGTCGTGTTAGAGAGCGTGTTCGGAATCCACCCGACCGTCCTGTTGGAGTTGGTGACGATCCCGCTGTTCACCGGAATCATCGGCTACATAACGAACTGGACAGGCGTGCTCATGCTGTTCAAGCCGATTCGGTTCCACGGCATCTCGGTGCCCGGGCTGCGCGCCTTATTCCCGTTCCTGCCCAAGCGAATTCAGGTGCTGCCGCTGCTGAGCTACGACGGCAGGCTCGGCTGGCAGGGCATCGTTCCGTCGCGCGCCGACAAGATGGCCAGCATCGCCGTCGACAAGGGACTCGCCAAACTCGGCAACATCGCCGACTTCTACCGGGAAATCGAACCCGACCGGCTCGCAGAGCATTTCATCAATGTCGGTGACGAACGCATCCACGGCATCATCGAGGAAATTCTGCGTCGCGAGCATCCGCAGCTCTGGTACAACTTGCCAACGCAAGTGCGAGATATGGTGCACGCCAGGGTCAAGCAGCAGCTGCCCCACATTCTGCGCGAGCTCACCGAGGAAATCGGCAACAACATCGATCAACTGATCGATGTCAAGCAGATGGTGATCCGCTACTTCCAGGCCCGCCCGCAACTGCTCAACCAGTTGTTCCAGGTGCTCGGCGCGAAAGAGCTGCGGTTCATGCAGAATTTCGGTTTCTACTTCGGTGCCCCGATGGGTGTCGTGCTGGTGGCGCTGCTGCATGTCACGCACTGGTCCTCGCTCGTGGTACTGCCGATCGGCGGCGTGATCATCGGCTGGACGGTCAACTGGGTGGGCATCAACCTGATCTTCGCGCCCGCGTACCCGAAGTGGTACTGCCCGTGGCGGCAGGGCCTGCTGATCAAGCGGCAGGACGAAATCACCGAGGGCTACGCGGAATTGGTGTCCTCACAGGTGATGACCGTCGCCAACATCGGCGACGAACTGCTGCACGGACCACGCTCGGATCGCACCATTCAGATGCTGGAGGACACCCTGCGCCCGGCCGCGGACCGGGCGCTCGGCCCCGCCCGGCCCGCGGTGAAATTCGTGCTCGGCAGTCGCGAATACGATTCGCTGTCCGCGACATTGACCACCGAGGCGATGTCCATCGCGCCGATCGCGTTCGCCGACCCGGATTTCAATGTCCAGCAGGGTAAACAGGTCAACGAGTACATCGCACGACAAATGTCGCAGCTGAGCCCGCCGGACTTCGTGGATATGCTCCGCTCCGCCATCAAACAGGACGAGTGGCTGCTTTTCGTGCATGGCGGCGTGTTGGGACTGTTTGCCGGATACGCTCACATCCTGGTCTTCGGAACGGGAGTGGCGACATCATGGTGGTAGGCGAATCTGCCGGAGGCGGCGATGAGTTCGATGCGGCCGACCCGGCGCCCACTCGCGAGATCGCCCGGCGGCCCGGCGCGGAGCTAGCCGAAATCCGCACGCGCAGTATGCCTTTCCAGGCGGTGCGGGGAGCGTCCGGAGTCGCGCGGGTGGCCTGGAATGCCGCGTACGGGGTGGCGGGCTGGGGTATCGATACCGCGCTCGGCGTCGCGGGCACCGTGGTGAAGGGCAGTATGGCGGGCACGCCGCCGCGCGAGGTGCTGGCCGACGCACAGGCCGAGGTGCGCGACGCGGTGCGCCGGGCGCTCGGGATTCCGCCGCCCGCAACATCTTCCGAGCACACCTCGGTGCCGACGCTGCGCGAGCAGGGCGCCGCGCTGCTGCGCATGTCGGCCAGTCCGCACGCCGAACAGTCCGATGGTCATCCTGCATTCGCGGGCATGCTGTCCGAGCTCACCCCGGACGAGGCGCGGATACTGCGATTCCTGCACCTCGACGGCGCGCAGCCGTCCATTGATATCCGAATCGGGCGGCCGCGCGCGCTCGGCGCGGAGCGAATCGTGGCCGGGCTCAACCTGATCGGCGAACACGCCGGGTTGCGTTTCCCGAACCGCATCCAGCAGTACCTGACCAACCTGCGGCGGCTCGGACTCATCGATTTCACCAAGGACCCGCTCGACAACCCACACCGCTATCAGGTGTTGGAGGCGCAGTCACCGGTGCGAGAGGTGTTGAAGCGCTCCGGATTCGGCACCAAGGTGTACTACCGCAGCGTCACGCTGACCGCATTCGGCACCGATTTCGTGCAGACCTGTCTGCCGGTGGTGGTGCCGGACGGACGGGCCTCCGGCACCGACTGAGCACACCTCTAACGGGCGGCCGCGATGATCGGGCCGAGGCCGCCTTCGGTCATGATCACGCTCGACGTGATCTCATTGCCGTTGACGAAAACCGATGGGGTGCCCTTGATGCCGCCGGCCAACACCTGCTTGGTGTTGTCGCGAACGAACTGTTCCCACTTGTGGCTCGTAATGCACTGTGCCACAGCGGAATCGGTGTAACCGGCGGATTTGGCGATCTCGACGAGCTTACTGTCGGGCAGACCGTCGGTACCCTCTTTGGGCTGCTGCTCGAACATGGCGGTGAGCCAGGTCTGATAGTTCGCGGTGCCCGAGTCGGCGACGCAGTAGGCCGCGTTGCCAGCGCGCGAGGAGTACTTGGTGGTGGACGCCCGGTCCAGGAACGAGATGATGTTGTATTCGATTACCGCCGAACCGTTCCCGGCGGCCTCCGCCAGCACCTTGCCGTTCGCCTTCTCGAACGCCTGACATGCCGGACACTGCAGATCCTCGACCAGCCGGACCACGACCTTCGCTTTCGGATCGCCGACCCGCACCGCACCGGCCCCGGTGACATTCGACGGCCCGCCGGTGATACCCGTCGCCGGTGTCGCCGCGCCCGCGACGACCGAACCGCCGTGCAACACCAACCCGACGACGACCGCGATCACGGCGACCAGCACAGCGAGCACCGCGACCACGACCGGCAGCGCGCCGCCACCCGCCCGCGGCGGCGCCGCATTTGCCGATACGTCGGGGTAGGTCACGCCGATCACCACGCTCTCGTTCGCCGGGGGTAGTTCGCTCCGGAAACGATAGCGCTTCCCTTCCGGTCCGCCCTCCACGGCGCGGGAACCTCCGCATTCGTTCGGCCATGCGCAGGACTGCTTCGTCGACAACGCCTATTCGGCGTAACTCCGCATCCGTTCCGGACATGCGCGAGCCGACGACGGCTTCGCCGACAACTACCTGTGTATTCGCTCCGGCCGTGCGTAGGACTCCTCGTCGACAGCGCCCATTCGGCGCTTGCATGAGTTCGGCCTCGCACGAGACCAAGTCGTGCGAGGCCGCGGCTCAGTGCGTCGGGGTCGGCGCGGGCGTCTGTGACGGCTGAGTCGACGGTTGCGGCGCTCCGCTCGGCGGCGGCTCCGGCGGGCGTTGCCGGTCGTAGCGGTGCATCCGCTCCCCCGGTCCCCACCGGTGCGCGGTCATATGGTGGCCACCGTGATGGCGGTGGCCACCGTGGTCGCCGACCGCCAGCCCCGCACCGAATCCGGCCAGTCCGATGACGACGGCCGCGACCACCGCGGTCACGATTCGCAGCGGCCGCGATCCGCGCCAGCGCGCCGCGAGCGCATTGGACCGCGGCGGGGGCGCCGCCTGAGGTGCTGGATTCTCGTTCTCCGCCGGACCACTCTGCCCGGCGCCTTCCGCTTCTGTCATGGGTGTGCCTTATGTCCGAATTACCCGACCTGATATCCGACGGTATGACCGAACCTTGGGACCCTTCTGCACGACAGTTGTGGATGATCTGTGCGTTTCCGGCCGCCGTGACCAGCGCAAACTCCGATCACACCGCCGAGGTCACGGTTGTCCGAACCATCGGGTCAATGCGTCCCGCAGGCTGGTTCGGGCCGAATCGGCCGACGCGCCGGGGGCGACCGCCCAGGCGATCCGCGCGTCCGGGCGGATCAACAGCGCGGCGGCCACCGGGTCGTCGGCATCGGCCGTCCGGATATCCACTCGATCGGCCCAATCGCCGGCGGTTTCGCGAATGTCGGCTCGGTCCGCGAGGTCGAGCAGCACCGGGCGGCCGGAGCGCATGAGTCCGGCGACGCTCGTGCGGCCGTCGGCGGTGGACAGTGCGAGATCCGGAGCGAAGGCGCCGACCAGCGGATGGGCGTCGGCGGCGGGATACCTGATCTCGGTTCCGCTGAGCATGTCGCAGACGCGACGCACCGGCTGCTCGTCGCGCAGCAGTTCCTGGAAGATCTCCCGCAGCGCGATCGCATCCTCGTCACCGCCGCTCGCCAGCGCGGCCTGCGCACGGCTGTGCCGCAGCGCGCGGGCACCGACCGGATACCGTTCGCCGTGATAGGTATCGAGCAAATCCGTTGGCGCCCAACCATTTACCTCGGCGGCCAGCTTCCAGCCGAGGTCGACCGCATCGAGCAGACCGACGTTCAGTGCGATACCACCCGTCGGGAACAGGTGGGCGGCGTCGCCGGCCAGGAACACCCGGCCGTCCCGGTAGCGCTGCGCCTGACGCGCCTGCGCGCGGAACCGGCTCAGCCAAATCGGTTCGCCCAACGGCAGATCCACGCCCAATACGCGAGTGAGGCTGGCCCGCAGCTCCGGCAGCGTCACGGGTTGGTCGTCGCCGGGCGCGGCCGGATCGTCCTCGGTCGCCGAGACCAACAGCACCTCGGGCGTGAACGATGCGATGGCCACCATGCCCCGTTCGGTTCTGGTGAATCCCGCCCGGACGACGCCGATACCGGGAACATCCAGGTCGCCGTTGTCGAGCAACGTCACCGAATCCGGCATGGCGACGTGACCGAGCCGCGTCACCTCGGGATAGGTGGTGCCGGGGAACGGGATCTCCGCCAGCGCGCGAACGGTGCTGCCACCGCCGTCGCAGCCGACCAGATAGCGCGCCCGCAGCCGGTAATCCCCTTCCGGGCCTTGAATTTCCGCCGTCACGGAGGTGTCGTCCTGATGCAGCGCCACCAGCACGTGCCCGCGCCGCACCTGCGCGCCGAGCTCATCGGCCCGCTCGCCGAGCAGCCGTTCCAGCCGCGGTTGCGGGAGCAGAAGTAGCTGCATCCGATCGGCTTTCAATGGCGTGAAGTCGACATTCACTCCGCCGAACGGGAATCCGGGCGCCATACCGTGAAAAGTGCCTGCCGGCAGCCGTTCCAGCAAGCCGCGATATTCGAGCATGCGCACGATCAGCCCGCCGAGACCATTGGCCTTCGGCAGTTCGCGCGGGTGCGGTTGTCGTTCCAGCACAATCGGTTTCACGCCGCACAGCGCCAGTTCGGCGGCCAACAGCAAGCCGGTCGGACCGGCGCCGACCACGATTACATCGGTGTCCATGACACCTCCCCCTCGTTTGAATCATCCGCTGCCAGTTTTGCTCGACAATCGGACCGTGTCAATCAAAATTGACGACAGCGCGCCCGGCGTCGAAGCGTGATCCCGATGGCCGCAGGCGGCGGTAGAATACGATCGACCGTATATACGCCGTGGAGGTGTTCATGGAGACGTCGGATCAGCGGTTGTTGCGGGGAATGCGGTCCCGGCAGGTGGTTACGGCGCGGGCGGTGGATATCGCATCGATCGACGGGCTGGAAAATCTCAGCTTCGGACGACTGGCCGACGACCTCGGGTTGAGCAAGGCCGGAATTCAGACGCTGTTCCGGACCAAGGAGAAGCTGCAGTTGGCCACCATCGAGGCGGCGGAGCGGGCGTTCGTGGACGCGGTGGTGCTGCCCGCGCGGCGGCGGCCGCGCGGGCTCGCCCAGTTGCGCGCGCTGATCGAGCAGTGGCTCGATTACGTCGGCGAGCCGTTGTTCGCCGGTGGCTGTTTCTGGGGCGCCAACCTGCCGGAATTCGACAGCAAGCCGGGTCCGGTGCGCGATGCGCTCGTCGCGCAGCGGCGGCGGTGGCTCGACATAATCGCCGCCGAGCTGAAACAGGCCGTCGCCAACCGCGAAATCGCACCAATTGATATCGACCTCACGGCATTTCAGATAAACGCCGTGCTCACCGCGGCCAATATCGAACTGCGACTGGGCGATACCGCCGCCGTATCGATGGTGCACCGAGCGATCGACGCCATACTCGCTCGCCGCACCGAATCACACGTTCACGCATAGGTTTCGGCTTCCCGCGCATGCGGTGGTGCGCGGGAAGCCGATCGCCGTGCATGAACCGGTCAGACGTTGTCGGCCAACTCCAGCCAGCGTTCCTCGGCCGAATCCTTTTCGGCCTGAACCTGTTTGAGCTCGGCACCGAGCGGGGCGAGCCGGTCCGGATCGCTGGCGGCCTCGGCCAGCGCCGCGATCAACTTCTGCTCGCGCTCGGCGAGCTTGTCGATGGTGCGCTCCAGGCGGGTGAGTTCCTTGCGGGCGGCGCGATAGGTGGCGGAATCAGTGACCTCCGCCTGTTTGGGCTCGGCGCCGCGGGTCGGCGCGGCCGCCGCGGCGGCGCGCTTCCTCAGATACTCCTCGATGCCGCCGGGCAGGTTGGTGAGTTTGCCGTCGCCGAACAGCGCCCAGGTGGAGTCGCAGATGCGCTCGATGAGGTAGCGGTCGTGGCTGATCACCACGAGGGTGCCCGCCCAGTTGTCGAGCAGATCCTCCAACTGCTGCAGGGTGTCGATATCGAGATCGTTGGTCGGCTCGTCGAGCAGCAGCACATTCGGCTCGGCCATCAGGATGCGCGTCAACTGCAGGCGACGGCGCTCGCCACCGGACAGATCACCGACGGGGGTGCGCTGGCGGGCCGGGCTGAAGCCGAGCCGCTCGGCCAGCTGTCCGGCGGAGATCTCCTTGTCGCCGAGCATAATTCGCTGCGCGACCTGTTGAACAGCTTCCAGCACACGCAGGTTGGTCGGTAGATCGTCGAGTTCCTGGCGCAGCCAACCGATTTGTACGGTCTGGCCCTGAATCCGCTTGCCCGTCACCAGATCACCGTCACCCGCGAGGGCGCGCAGCAGCGTGGTCTTGCCGGAGCCGTTCACCCCGACCAGGCCGACCCGCTCACCCGGCGCGAGCCGCCAGGTGAGATCGCGCACCAGCTCGCGGCCGTCCGGCGTGCCGAGCGTGGCGTCCTCGAGCTCGATCACTACCCGCCCCAAGCGCTTTCGGGCGAACGCGGCCAGCGATACCGAGTCGCGCGGCGGCGGTACGTCGGCGATCAGCGCCTCGGCCGCCTCCACCCGGTACCTCGGTTTGGAGGTGCGGGCCTGCGGGCCGCGCCGCAACCAGGCCAGCTCCTTGCGCGCCAGATTCCGCCGCCGCGCCTCGCTGGCGTCGGCCTGCCGCGCCCGCTCGGCCCGCGCGAAAATCCAGTCGCCGTAACCGCCCTCGTAACTTTCCACCTTGCCGCCCACCACCTCCCAGGTGCGGGTGGCGACGGTGTCGAGGAACCAGCGGTCGTGTGTGACGACGACGAGGGCGCTGCGCCGCGACAGCAGATGCGCGGCCAGCCACTGCACACCCTCGACGTCGAGGTGGTTCGTCGGCTCGTCGAGTACCAGCAGATCCAGTTCGCGCACCAGCGCGGCGGCCAGCGCCACCCGGCGGCGCTCACCACCGGACAGGTTGTCCACCACGGCATCCAGCCCGAGATCCGCGATACCGATCCCCTCCAGCACCGAACGGATCCGCGGGTTGGCCGCCCACTCGTGTTCGGCGACACCGTGATCGGATTGCACGTCCTCCGCCAGCCCGGCCAGCACCACCGAGCCGACGGTCGCGCCCTCGGGCAGCACGCCGCGCTGGGTGACCACCGCCATCCGCAGCCCGCCGAGCCTGCTCACCCGGCCGCTGTCCGGTTCCTCGAGCCCGGTCAGCACCTCGAGCAGCGTCGTCTTACCACCGCCGTTGAGCCCGACCACCCCGATCCGCTCGCCCGCGTGCACGCCGAGCGACACATTGTCCAGCAGCGGGGTGATACCGAAACTCTTGTTGACCTGTTCGAGGTTGATCAGGTTGGCCATGGATCCTTCCGGTGACTATCGAGGGCGCGAAATACCCCGAACCAGCGTACCGAGCAGTCCCGACCGCCCCGACGGAAGCATCATTTGCGCGACGGGCGAACCTCTGGTTACAGTGGGCTCACTCTGAAACGGAGCTCTCCAGAAGTACTGCCGCAGAATGAGAGCCCTACCTCCACTCGGATGGTCATAGAGGGGGCGGCGCTGATTTGCCCACCCCTTTTTTCGGAGGTTTCACCCATGCATGTCGGTATCGGCCTGCCCATTTCCGACCCATCCACCCTGCTCGATTGGGCCAACCGCGCCGAAGACGGCCCGTTCCGGACCCTCGGCCTGCTGGATCGGCTCGTCTACGACAATCCCGAACCGCTGGTCGCGCTCGCCATGGTGGCAGGCGCCACCGAACGGATCCGCGTGCAGACCGAGGTGCTCATCGCACCGCTGCGCGACACCGCGCTGCTCGCGAAGCAGGCCGCGACGCTGGACCTGATGTCCGGCGGGCGGTTCGTCCTCGGCCTCGGCGTCGGCGGACGTGCCGACGACCACATCGCGTCCGGCACCGATATCCGCACCCGCGGCCGCAGATTCGACGAGCAGATCGGCCTGATGCGCAAGCTGTGGTCCGGTGAACCGTACGGCCCGGACTGCGGCCCGATCGGTCCCGCCCCGGTCCACCCCGGCGGCCCGGAAATTCTGCTCGGTGGCTTCCAGCCCGTCGCACTCGATCGGGTAGGCCGTTGGGGCACAGGCTTTCTCGCGGCGGCCGCGCCGTCGTGGGCCGGTGGGCTCTTCGATCAGGTTCGCCATTCCTGGCGCGAGCACGGCCGCTCTGGTGAGCCGCGGATCGTCGCGCAGGTCAATGTCGCGCTCGGCGCGCCGGATGTGGTCGACGACGCCCGCGCCGCGATGGGCGCGTACTACGAATTCAGCGGCCGCGCGGACTACATGCTCGCGGGCATGCTCACCACTCCTGACGAAATCCGCGGCGCGATAAAGCAATTCGAAGATCTCGGTGCGGACGAGGTCATGCTCTACTGCTACGGCCGCGATGCCGGGCAGGTCGATCGCCTGGCCGATATCGTCGACTGAACCGGTCAGCGTTTGCCGGGTGTCTCCAGCACTCGGGCGCCCGGCACCGGTCCGCTGGCCGTGCGCACGCTGCGGCAGACGCCCGCGCCCGCGAGTTCCGCGGCCACGGCCACCGCCGCCGCCTCGCTGTCGCAGAGAAATGCGCAGGTGGGGCCCGATCCGGAGACCAACCCGGCGAGGGCGCCCGCACCGACGCCCGCCCGCAGGGTGCGGCGCAGTTCCGGCTTCAGCGAGAGCGCGGCGGCCTGTAGATCGTTGCCGAGCAGCGGCGCGAGCAGTTTCGGATCACCGGCGGCCAGCGCCTGCATGAGCCGCTGCGGTTCGCCGAGCCGTGGCGGATTCCCGTTCTCCCGCAACCGATCCAGCTCGGCGTATACCGCCGGGGTGGACAGGCCGCCCTTCGCCAACGCGATAACCCAGTGAAAAGTGTTGCGGGACAATACCGGAAGCAAACGCTCCCCCCGCCCGGTGCCGAGCGCGGTACCGCCCTGCAGCGCGAACGGCACATCGCTGCCGAGTTCCGCCGCGATACCGGACAATTCGTCCCGGCTCAGCCCCAGATCCCACAGCTCGTTGAGCCCGACCAGGGTGGCGGCCGCATCCGCGCTGCCGCCCGCCATGCCGCCCGCCACCGGAATCCCCTTGGCGATCGCGATCTCCACCAGCGGCGCGCGCCCGGCCAGATGGGCGAGCCGGACGGCCGCCTTCCAGACCAGGTTGGTCCGATCGGTCGGCACCTCCGCCGCGCCCTCGCCGCTGACCCGGACGGTCAGCGAGGCCGCGGGTGCGATCTCGAGGTCGTCGCTCAGTGACAGCGCCTGAAAGACCGTGGTCAGATCGTGGTAGCCGTCCGCGCGCAGGTCGCCGACGCCGAGGTGAAGGTTCACCTTCGACGGCGCACGCACGGTGACTGGGCTGGGCACTACTGACAACACGAGACCCAAGCATAAGGGGCACGGCGCGGCGAAGTCCGACCGAAAACCGGTACGCCGCCGATCTCACCCCCGCGCCGCCGGACAGGCCGGGCGGAACCGATGGTGACCGACACCACTCCTATCGGCACCGCGCCGGTATATAACGGCAAGGGCACGCGGTGTGGGGGACGGCGAAACACTTGCGTAGCAGGCGAACCCGCGTGCGACCATTAGG
This region includes:
- a CDS encoding ABC-F family ATP-binding cassette domain-containing protein — translated: MANLINLEQVNKSFGITPLLDNVSLGVHAGERIGVVGLNGGGKTTLLEVLTGLEEPDSGRVSRLGGLRMAVVTQRGVLPEGATVGSVVLAGLAEDVQSDHGVAEHEWAANPRIRSVLEGIGIADLGLDAVVDNLSGGERRRVALAAALVRELDLLVLDEPTNHLDVEGVQWLAAHLLSRRSALVVVTHDRWFLDTVATRTWEVVGGKVESYEGGYGDWIFARAERARQADASEARRRNLARKELAWLRRGPQARTSKPRYRVEAAEALIADVPPPRDSVSLAAFARKRLGRVVIELEDATLGTPDGRELVRDLTWRLAPGERVGLVGVNGSGKTTLLRALAGDGDLVTGKRIQGQTVQIGWLRQELDDLPTNLRVLEAVQQVAQRIMLGDKEISAGQLAERLGFSPARQRTPVGDLSGGERRRLQLTRILMAEPNVLLLDEPTNDLDIDTLQQLEDLLDNWAGTLVVISHDRYLIERICDSTWALFGDGKLTNLPGGIEEYLRKRAAAAAAPTRGAEPKQAEVTDSATYRAARKELTRLERTIDKLAEREQKLIAALAEAASDPDRLAPLGAELKQVQAEKDSAEERWLELADNV
- a CDS encoding 4-(cytidine 5'-diphospho)-2-C-methyl-D-erythritol kinase encodes the protein MLSVVPSPVTVRAPSKVNLHLGVGDLRADGYHDLTTVFQALSLSDDLEIAPAASLTVRVSGEGAAEVPTDRTNLVWKAAVRLAHLAGRAPLVEIAIAKGIPVAGGMAGGSADAAATLVGLNELWDLGLSRDELSGIAAELGSDVPFALQGGTALGTGRGERLLPVLSRNTFHWVIALAKGGLSTPAVYAELDRLRENGNPPRLGEPQRLMQALAAGDPKLLAPLLGNDLQAAALSLKPELRRTLRAGVGAGALAGLVSGSGPTCAFLCDSEAAAVAVAAELAGAGVCRSVRTASGPVPGARVLETPGKR
- a CDS encoding LLM class flavin-dependent oxidoreductase; the encoded protein is MHVGIGLPISDPSTLLDWANRAEDGPFRTLGLLDRLVYDNPEPLVALAMVAGATERIRVQTEVLIAPLRDTALLAKQAATLDLMSGGRFVLGLGVGGRADDHIASGTDIRTRGRRFDEQIGLMRKLWSGEPYGPDCGPIGPAPVHPGGPEILLGGFQPVALDRVGRWGTGFLAAAAPSWAGGLFDQVRHSWREHGRSGEPRIVAQVNVALGAPDVVDDARAAMGAYYEFSGRADYMLAGMLTTPDEIRGAIKQFEDLGADEVMLYCYGRDAGQVDRLADIVD